Proteins encoded by one window of Chryseobacterium aquaeductus:
- a CDS encoding MMPL family transporter: MHRFFIFLYYLIAKNRILSVATALGIAFLCLFFASKINFEEDINQIIPKSEKSDLTAKVLKQLNFSDKIIVIIEKKSNDDNFQLSETADHFLEKTKPLQKYIVSIQGKVNDNEISETFDFVNQNLPLFLDENDYLEIERKLSKDSIAKQVENNYISLVSPTSLVTKEFIKKDPLGITFLGIKKLNALNISKDFKLEDNYIVTKDGKNLLLFIEPKNKSNDTKNNENFVNQLNEIKSNLNKHFKGKTELSYFGSPVIAVANAQQIKKDIQNTVIISMTVLMSLLIYYFRSFFTPIIIFLPTLFSVLLALLVLYFIKDKISAISLSVGAILIGITIDYALHILTHYKHNNNIEELYKEITQPIILSSVTTAVSFLCLVFVRSEALKDLGLFASITVLFSSVLALIIVPQLYHPKEKSGKVNTNFIDKIGHYPYEKNKPLIIGCSLVIIACLFGFRHVGFNNDIGDLNYIPKDLKISEAKLEKLSDITSKSIYTISYGNSEEEALARNSDLSQFLEKEKKEGKILSYNSVGNVVLSEKDQQKKVEIWRKFWDENKKNQTISELVNNGNKFGFNSTAFNQFNENLNKEYSTLSIKDYSAIKALQISEFLSEENGFYTVSNVVKVNEKKRDAFIKDVEKKHDAIAIDRQQMNENFLGLLKRDFNTLINYSLLAILFTIIIFFRNFELTLLTMFPIVLTGVVTAGLLYFLGLELNIFSTVVCTLVFGVGDDFSIFLTKAMQKEHTTGKNELPTYRISIILAVFTTILSIGSLIFAKHPALHSLALVALIGMLSVIIITSTLYPFWFKFLIINRTKKGLSPITFKLFLHSVILFIYYGLGGLIFSVIGSVFVKNSKGKTLDLIKLILAKFLSSVLHGNPFVKKKVITNPHEDFSRPAIIIANHTSFLDTLAIAMATHKIVYLVNDWVYDSPVFGKLVKALGFYPVSQGIENGKEKLKEKIDQGYSLVVFPEAERSYNNDVKRFHKGAFYLAEQFGLDILPLYINGNSEVLPKGDFIIYDGNIIVKVGERISKEDLSFGTTYKERAKNINAYFRNEFSKLRNQIEDENYFKKKLFLSFLYKETDVVKEVKQDFKENRSVYFELNKHIAKDANVLHIADDFGQKDILLTLQQAGRRVFSLIQNEEKRQIAANNYIVKTRKLNYIKNISEVTKDIDVLVISDSNFNLNEITNLPKTIIFVNTKNTVFDDPSFNLVLTSESIKVFGSEK, translated from the coding sequence ATGCATCGCTTTTTCATTTTTTTATATTATCTGATCGCCAAAAACAGAATTCTTTCCGTAGCAACTGCTTTGGGAATTGCTTTTCTGTGTTTGTTTTTTGCATCTAAAATCAATTTTGAAGAAGACATCAATCAGATTATTCCGAAAAGCGAAAAGTCTGATCTCACCGCAAAAGTTTTGAAGCAGCTCAACTTTTCAGATAAAATCATCGTTATCATCGAAAAAAAATCAAATGACGACAATTTTCAGTTATCAGAAACTGCTGACCATTTTTTAGAAAAAACAAAACCACTTCAAAAATACATCGTTTCGATTCAGGGAAAAGTAAATGATAATGAAATTTCCGAAACATTCGATTTCGTGAATCAGAATCTGCCTTTATTTTTAGACGAAAATGATTACCTTGAAATTGAAAGAAAACTCAGCAAAGACAGCATTGCAAAGCAGGTTGAGAACAATTATATTTCTTTGGTTTCGCCAACAAGTTTAGTGACAAAGGAATTCATCAAAAAAGATCCCCTCGGAATTACTTTTTTAGGAATCAAAAAGCTGAATGCTTTAAACATAAGCAAAGATTTTAAACTCGAAGACAATTACATTGTTACAAAAGACGGAAAAAATCTTCTGCTTTTTATAGAGCCAAAAAACAAAAGCAACGACACCAAAAACAATGAAAATTTCGTCAATCAACTCAATGAAATAAAAAGCAACCTTAACAAACATTTTAAAGGAAAAACAGAGTTAAGTTATTTTGGCTCGCCTGTAATTGCGGTGGCGAATGCGCAACAAATCAAAAAAGACATTCAGAATACGGTTATTATTTCGATGACGGTGCTTATGAGTTTGCTGATCTATTATTTTAGAAGTTTTTTCACACCGATTATCATTTTCCTGCCGACATTATTTTCGGTTTTGCTGGCATTGCTGGTTTTGTACTTTATTAAAGATAAAATTTCTGCCATTTCACTCAGTGTAGGTGCCATTTTGATTGGAATTACTATCGATTATGCACTTCATATTCTCACACACTACAAGCACAACAACAATATTGAAGAGCTTTACAAAGAAATTACGCAACCGATAATTTTAAGCAGTGTGACAACCGCAGTTTCGTTTTTGTGTCTCGTATTTGTCCGTTCTGAAGCTCTGAAAGATTTGGGACTTTTCGCTTCGATTACGGTTTTGTTTTCGTCAGTTTTGGCATTAATAATTGTTCCGCAATTGTATCATCCGAAAGAAAAATCGGGAAAAGTAAACACAAATTTTATCGATAAAATCGGGCATTATCCCTACGAGAAAAACAAGCCTTTGATTATTGGCTGTTCGCTTGTTATTATTGCATGTTTATTTGGTTTCAGACACGTTGGTTTTAACAATGATATTGGCGATCTCAATTACATTCCGAAAGATTTAAAAATAAGCGAAGCCAAATTGGAAAAGCTTTCAGACATAACTTCAAAATCAATTTACACGATTTCGTACGGAAATTCTGAGGAAGAAGCTTTGGCGAGAAATTCAGATTTGAGCCAATTTTTGGAGAAAGAAAAAAAGGAAGGGAAAATCTTGAGTTATAATTCAGTTGGAAATGTCGTTTTATCAGAAAAAGACCAGCAGAAAAAAGTTGAAATCTGGAGAAAATTCTGGGACGAAAATAAAAAGAATCAGACTATTTCTGAATTGGTCAATAACGGTAACAAATTTGGTTTTAATTCTACGGCTTTCAATCAGTTTAATGAAAATTTAAACAAAGAATATTCTACTTTAAGCATAAAAGATTACTCGGCAATAAAAGCTCTTCAGATTTCAGAATTTCTCAGTGAAGAAAATGGTTTTTATACCGTTTCGAATGTTGTAAAAGTAAACGAAAAGAAAAGAGACGCTTTCATAAAAGATGTTGAAAAGAAACACGATGCCATCGCAATCGACCGTCAGCAAATGAACGAGAACTTTTTAGGTCTGCTAAAAAGAGATTTTAATACATTGATTAATTATTCATTATTGGCAATTCTTTTCACAATTATTATTTTCTTTCGAAATTTTGAATTAACGCTCCTCACCATGTTTCCGATTGTTTTGACGGGAGTTGTGACGGCAGGACTTTTATATTTTTTAGGACTGGAACTCAATATTTTCAGCACCGTTGTCTGTACATTGGTTTTTGGGGTTGGTGATGATTTTAGTATTTTCCTTACGAAAGCCATGCAGAAGGAACATACGACAGGGAAAAACGAACTCCCAACCTACAGAATTTCTATTATTTTAGCAGTTTTCACTACAATACTTTCCATTGGCTCTTTGATTTTTGCAAAACATCCGGCGTTGCATTCGTTGGCGTTGGTAGCCTTAATCGGAATGCTTTCTGTGATCATTATCACTTCGACTTTATATCCGTTCTGGTTCAAGTTTTTAATTATCAACCGAACGAAAAAAGGACTTTCACCAATCACATTCAAATTGTTCTTACACTCGGTGATTCTCTTTATCTATTATGGTTTGGGTGGATTGATCTTTTCAGTAATTGGAAGTGTTTTCGTGAAAAATTCCAAAGGCAAAACTTTAGACTTAATCAAATTGATTTTAGCTAAATTTTTATCGTCTGTGTTGCACGGAAATCCTTTTGTTAAGAAAAAAGTTATCACCAATCCTCATGAAGATTTCAGCAGACCTGCAATCATCATCGCCAATCATACTTCTTTTTTGGATACACTGGCAATTGCAATGGCTACACATAAAATCGTTTATCTGGTGAATGATTGGGTTTATGATTCGCCTGTTTTTGGGAAATTGGTGAAGGCTTTAGGATTTTATCCCGTTTCTCAAGGAATAGAAAATGGGAAGGAAAAATTGAAGGAAAAAATTGATCAAGGATATTCTTTAGTTGTATTTCCGGAAGCAGAACGATCTTATAATAATGATGTAAAACGTTTCCACAAAGGTGCTTTTTATCTCGCTGAACAATTTGGTTTGGATATTTTACCGCTTTACATTAACGGCAATTCTGAAGTTTTGCCAAAAGGTGATTTCATTATTTACGACGGAAATATCATTGTAAAAGTTGGCGAAAGGATCAGTAAAGAAGATTTGTCATTCGGGACGACTTACAAAGAAAGGGCGAAGAACATCAACGCTTATTTCAGAAACGAATTTTCTAAGTTGAGAAACCAAATTGAAGACGAAAATTATTTTAAAAAGAAACTATTTTTAAGTTTTCTTTACAAAGAAACAGATGTTGTAAAAGAAGTCAAACAAGATTTCAAAGAAAACAGATCTGTATATTTTGAACTAAACAAACACATCGCAAAAGACGCAAACGTTTTACACATTGCAGACGATTTCGGGCAAAAAGACATTCTTTTAACACTTCAGCAAGCCGGAAGAAGGGTTTTCAGTTTAATTCAGAACGAAGAAAAAAGGCAGATTGCTGCCAACAATTATATTGTGAAAACAAGAAAATTGAATTATATTAAAAATATATCTGAAGTTACCAAAGACATCGATGTTCTTGTGATTTCAGATTCAAACTTTAATTTAAATGAAATCACCAATCTTCCCAAAACTATTATCTTTGTAAACACAAAAAATACAGTTTTCGACGACCCGTCTTTTAACTTAGTGCTTACTTCCGAATCTATAAAAGTATTCGGAAGTGAAAAATAA